The following are encoded in a window of Manihot esculenta cultivar AM560-2 chromosome 8, M.esculenta_v8, whole genome shotgun sequence genomic DNA:
- the LOC110621277 gene encoding uncharacterized protein LOC110621277: protein MLCLPISDFLSSINFLFSSLLIMVHKCFLSLNLLLLFLGFSFVFSSLAVPSTRGLKSFEEIPSSVEDSLTQDAVGLNLGEEQVIDFGEGYINGRMDLESTDYPGTGANNHHDPKTPGTA, encoded by the exons ATGCTTTGTCTACCCATCTCAGATTTCCTTTCATCTATTaattttctcttctcttctcttctcatcatGGTGCACAAgtgttttctttctctcaatcttCTGCTGCTCTTTCTGGGTTTCTCCTTTGTGTTCTCTTCTCTTGCAGTTCCTTCCACCA GAGGCCTCAAATCATTTGAGGAAATCCCCTCATCAGTTGAAGATTCTCTGACTCAg GATGCAGTGGGCTTGAATCTTGGAGAGGAACAAGTTATTGATTTTGGAGAAGGATATATTAATGGAAGGATGGATTTAGAAAGCACAGACTATCCAGGAACTGGAGCAAACAATCACCATGACCCAAAAACCCCTGGAACAGCTTAA